GGTGAGAGCCTACACAACTATATACTTGATGCTGTCGGGCGTACGCAGAGTTGCGCGACTATGTTATATCCCTAAGAAAAGTCGCAGCTTCCAAAGCATTAAGCAAATTGTAGACTATGTACTTGTACTTACTTATGTTTGCTGCCTCTTTGTTCCTAACGAACAATGGCTTTTGAATATATGGGATGACGCTCAATAAGTGGTATGACGCACTTAACAAATTTCCTTTGATGTCGATGAAAAGCcctaaaggaaaaaaaattggatGATTTCTTTGCTTCACTTAACTTTTTCCACATGAGGCCCATTACGAGtgcttattacttttttttaatattttaaggtgTTGTTAATAACCATAAACTAAATTTAAGGGGGTTCCAAAGGCGCCTTTATTTATGACAACAAACTAATCAACAAATAACAATGTGTGTTGTTTTATGACACACATAACTTAAATGACAACAGTTTGTTAAATGACTTAAATGACAGTTAAATTGACAGACCTTAACTttctaaaaataagaattatgattgtaaaacatcatcatcatcatatcaaccgatagacgtcgactgctggacataggtcttttgtagggagttccaaattccacggttctgtgccgcttggatccagtcATACCTATAGAGATGGgtgcgagtttgaatcccagcacgcacctctaacttttctaagtttcttgcttcaatggtgaaggaaaacatcatctGGAAacctccataattttctcagaggtgtgtggagaccaccaatccgcagtggccCGTGGTGGATTTGGTGTATGGTTTCACTAGTTATTTGAGAATGATCTCCTTTAAAGGATCAAAACAGTGAATATTTACTAACCTATGTGTACTCAGTATAATTTACTTGGGTTCCAGAATAAGATGTACGATTATCCTTCCTCGCATGTAATAATTTGCTTTTAAAGCATGCCAATAACACTGCCTAGACTCATAATAATTTAGCGAGCTAATCGAGGTCTTCGAGTTTACTTGGATGATAACAGAATTCCATCCATATAAATGTATGACCCAAGCATGGTTTCTCTTTAAACCTGCAAGCGTAACAAAGAACTGTGCGATGTGGTTTTTAAACAAAGCacttgacaattttttttttcctattaatagcgggcaaacgagcaagtgggtcacctgatgataagtgatcaccgccgcgcataaacatctgcagcaccagaggagccaccgatgcgttgccggcttttaaggaatttgtttatccgcccgtTTTTTATCCGTTTTTAACGATAGAACTTCAATAATGTATTCATCATTGCTATGATACAGCATTGCGGTGTTCCAGTGAAGGgcatgccggtgtaattacaggcacaagaggcttaacaccttcgcctcaggATGACGGATACAGGGTGGCAAAATATAGTACGTGTTCTTTGTGGAATTTTGctgtgtttataataataataataaataataataaatatactacgacaatacacacgtcgccatctaaccccaaagtaagcctagcttgggtactaagtgactgatgaatatttttaatgagatacattaatacttagaatatacatataaacacacagacactgaaaaatattcacgctcatcgcacaaacattttccagtagtgggaatcgaacccacggccttggactcagaaagcagggccgctgcaaactgcgccaatcggccgcatTCGCCTTTTTAATACATCGGCATTTATATAGccggagcggtgatagcctcgtGGGTAAGGCTATGGCTGCCCTTTCGTGGAGATCGAGTTCGagacccggcacgcaccacggACTTTTGGGagctatatgcgtttttaatttaagaaattttattatcacatgctgtgaacggtgaaggaaaatgtcttgaggaaacctgcatgagttCTTAACAAGTGCGTGTGGAATCTAACctatccgcacttagccagcgtggtagactaaggcctaaacccttctcattctgagaggagacccgagccctgcagtgggccggtaatgggttgatgatgcaCTGTCTTTGCCTGTCTTTGTTgactgtaaagtcggcttactgacgatagttgaacgtgacaacgtcgtaagaaaatactgatggaatggttgcatttttcaaaagaaaattttaattttatttgtttgatagatattatcgttgctataaacaattgacaccacattcacttttcactgcacttcatccttgccgaaaacatgtgaatgtattattgtatagaagctgtccacgcggacgcatcgctcactcaagtaggagagagacagatgtcgaacgcggaggccgactgtgcctatttgtcgctcgttccgcgctcttgcttgcacttcaagccttgaatggaacgcctcagagcgaggtaacgccgcatacgacatgttttttcgtgcgtgcatccggctccatcgaattataagacgttgtcacgtcaaaaaatgatgtttataggcgatggttttctagtTACtgtcaggtgggccatctaccTACTTAATCCatgaaactacaaaaaaaattgaatcgATGATTGGGACGAGGGGACGAagcaatagttatttttttcttattacgtAAAATTTGGAAACACGCgatatttaaatagttaaagCTAAGCGATAAAATCAAAAGTTGAATAGGAAGTTTTTGTTGTAGTCCGGTTTGGTTAAGAACTATTACTATTAAAAGTTATCAACGTTTagatatactatttatttttacattttcacttgtatatatttatggacTGCTAACGAGgaatgtcataaaaatattagctCGAAATTGTGTCACTCAGGCATAATTACGTTGTGGGATCCCAAATAATGAACGCTAGAAGGATACTACATATTTTTAGTCGAAGTTTTATATTGTCAAtacttattacttttgtaagttTCTTACCAGtctatttactatatttttacgttgtaagttataatttatagattttttttaataataaattttggtatataatttattatcgaagtcagttttattttgttaaatatttctaaaaagtgacaagataaaaagtaaatacatttttgaaaacTCAACCTTGAATACTATGTGCTGCAACAATCTTTGAGTCGTTAAGAATTAGTATACTAAGTATTATATGAACTTTGATAAAAAATGTAAGTGTAAACTGAATACGTCTATTTTATCCTTTCGAGTGTACTGGCGTGGTGTTACGTGGTATGATTGCTCAGCAACGCATACTTACACAATAGCAGTAATCGCGGTTGATTTGCCGTCAGTTTTTGAATGTTGCTGTAATCGGTCTCTGAAACTTTCCATCAGGCATATATGGAAATGAATTGGGACCGATTAAGAATTTACAAGGGGTATATTCTTAATCGGTCCGATCGGTCGAACAAGAAATAAAAGTAGTAGTTATGTccgaacataataataaaacaaaatgataaCCTTTTGTATTGACTCGGTTTAATATGTAGTACCGGTAGACATAAGACAAACAAGACAGCGCGTACGGTGTGGTAGTATTACAAAAATATGCAGTTCCAtcttcgattcccggcagggaaattataatttctgaattttctctgatctggttttgtgggaagctttggccgtggctagctaccaccctaccgacaaagacttgctgcTAAGctaatttagtgttccggtgcaatgtcgcgtagaaagctattagggttatgactaccataccccctaacaggttagcctgctaccatcttagactgcatcatcacttaccactaggtgagattgcagtcactaatttgtagtggaacaaaaaaaaatggtcacgTTGCTTGGATATTCCCCGAGGGGTTAcctaaatgaatattaatatgacGGTCAATAAGAAGTTCTTTATATTTAACGTCTAGATTTACCCACACGGAAACGGCACTGTCAAATCAGTAAAGAACAAAAATACTGTAACAATCTATGAGACATATTTCGGAGAGTGCTCAAGAACTTCGTATTCAATTGAGTTACACCCTCATCTTTCTCCTTACCGTGCGACATGAATGGAGTCTTCAGAGTTAGTTATTATCCCTTCGACATGTTCGAAGCGTTTCGTTTCCTCATTTTTAATACGCTACGCAAAGATCTGGAACGCCCTTCCGGTTTCCGTTTTCACCACcacctatataatatatgtacctTTTAGTAAAATCAAAAGtcaataggcattttctaggtgAACGACAACTTAGGTTGCATTATTTGTATGTgtgatatttgaaaaatatagaGCGATCTAAACCACACCTTAAAGCTACATCAATGTTGTCCTAGAAGCTAAACTTGGTACTCTAGTAGTTAAGGGTACTATCTCACTAGGACACCAGTGCTGGGCACCCAGTTTATTTAGTATGAATATGTAAATATGAAGCTCTATGAAGGGAGAgggataaaaatataacttctcCCAAAccttatcaactctcagagcactggagcacaagtggaaatattatccaaataataataaacgaaaaCGCGTAAACttgtcctattccatgttcccgtgctttagcaggtgaacacgttaattttatcccaattcaggggatataatcggggaatatAATGTTGTTCTCCTGTCTGTCCTACTGGTTGCCTAACCTCtaatatgtaaatatgatgCGCTTACTAACCAGCGACGCTTTTGCCGTACACTGTTCTTGACACGATGACATTTACACAAGTAGCTGCACTATTGATGTTATGTGATTATTATCATCGTGGTATAATTgtcttttatttgtataatatgtttttaattaatttttttggcgCTGTACGTTTACAAAAAAACAGTGCTAACTCTTTAAAGTCTAATTCGAAATTCTCGACAATAGTGTGTTACTTGTGCTATTTGCTAGCTTAAGATACCATGGCGACGCGACTGGTGGCGCCACCATGATGTCCTAGTGAGATATTGGCCTTAGTCAAATCACGTTATGCCGTGCCGCTACTGTGCCGCTAGCGTTTAATTTACCAAcggttattaaaattttaaggtcATTATTCATTACGCCGTATTGCTACACATTTAACCCGGCGCCAATGACGCTGGTGACGAGGTGATTGTATACCTTCGTAAAAAATTTTCAACACTCGCGGTGTAATTGACTTTTCGTGTAGCTGGAGATATACCCCCCCTCTACCTGTAGCAGTGTGGTACTCAGTGCGACGCCGCCTGCGCAACGAGATACACGTGTGTTGCGGCGAAACGGGTAAGTATGACCCAGCGTCATCGCTGGCGTGGTGTTTTcgtaacatatttaaatttctttattttaagttattgttaatttttcttACGTTTTTTAGATATTTGACAAAAATGGCGTTGAGGGATCATCCAGAGAGAATATTGGCGATTTTGGAAGAATCGGACTCCGATGAAAATGATCGTGATCCATATCCAGGTTCAGACGTCGAAGTGgatgaccatgtatctgaacGCAGCCAAAGTAGCGATACTGAACAGGATGCTAACAATACAGATACGGGCTCAGAGTCCTCAGATGACACAGGTGCGGACTCAGATGATGTCAACCTTTTGACCTTACAAAATCGACAACGGCAACACTTCAAAGGAAGGGACGGGACTATTTGGCAAAAAGCACCGCCACGACCGAATGTACGCAGAAGAtctgaaaatattatatgtgaGCCTCCTGGCGTAAAATCAGTTGCTCAAGAAGCCAAGACTGTGCAAGAATGCTGGAATTTATTCCTGACTCACGATATGCTGCATAAAATACAAGAATATACAAATTTGCATATACAAGAAAGAAGAGCACAGTGTGAAGATATTTCTCAACGTAGATACATGAATGAAGTGGAAATAAGTGAACTGAAAGCGTTTATTGGGCTGTTGTTTATGGCCGGATTTTATCGTTCTAATAGACAGAATTTGGAGGATTTGTGGCAAGCAGATGGTTCTGGTGTTGAAGTTTTTAGACTTACCATGTCTGTACAAAGATTTTACTTTATACAAAGCTCTCTGCGATTTGATGACAAGTCTACACGCGCTGAAAGACAAAACCTTGATAATTTGGCACCAGTGCGTGAAATTTTCGAAAAATTTGTAGAGCAGTGTAAGAAAATGTACTCTCCGGGAGAAACTTGCACTATTGATGAAATGTTAGTGGCATTTAGAGGGCGTTGCAAATTTCGGCAATATATACCATCGAAACCAGCTAAATATGGCATCAAGATATTTGCCTTAGTGGACTCCAAAGTATTCTATATCACCAACCTGGAGATATACGCTGGTAAGCAGCCTGACGGACCCTTTTCTGTTAGCAACAAACCCTTAGACGTGGTGAATCGTATTGTGTCACCTGTCTCCAAAACTCACCGTAATCTTACTTTTGATAATTGGTTCACTAGCTACGAATTGGTGTCTCATCTACTAAATGAACACAAGTTGACTTCAGTCGGTACCTTACGcaagaacaaaaaacaaattccacCTGGATTTATAACGACGCGCGGAAAAGAGTTACACTCGTCAACTTTcggatttcaaaaaaatattacactggTCTCTCACATcccaaagaaaaacaaagtggTCCTTTTGATGTCAAGCTTGCACCATGATAACAAAATCGATGAATCTACAGGTGTGAAGCAGAAGCCTGaagtaataactttttataactctaccaAAAGCGGAGTGGACGTAGCAGACGAGCTTTGTGCTACATATAATGTGAGCAGAAACTCTAAGAGATGGCCGCTGACGATATTCTTTGCAATGCTGAATATTTCAGGAATCaatgcaaatataatatatcgggCTAACAATGATAACACACGCATAAAACGGCGACATTTCATAAAAAACTTGGCACTCAGTTTGATTCAGGACCATTTACAAATCCGAAGAGCACATGTGAATTTACCTCGACAATTACGCAAAAGGATCGCAGATTTCACTAACGAACCTACCATAGAACCACCTCAGAAAATTCCAGGAGCACGTAGAAGATGTCAGATATGCCCAtctaaaaaggataaaaaaacaacGCATACTTGTCATGCTTGCCACATTTATATCTGCCCAGAACATTTGATTTCATACTGCGAAAATTGCAGCAACTCCATGTCCATAAATGAGGAATCGGAGGACtgattttatacttacttttacttttacttacttacttactttttgtgATCTCTGTATTAGCATATAAAATTgttagttctttataatgtttaggtttaataataaaaaaataacatactatGCAAGTTATGTTTTTCAGGTTGATTTTGCATGCGTTTTTTAaaaagtcaataaatatttaagtcgttaaatttaatacattttttattattctgtcaTTTACTCAAAAAACCTTAATTTCTAAAATGGTTACTAGAAATTATCAGTTCATTTAAAGATACTGTAAATTTACCGTCTAAAGTTCGGGTAATGATGACCCGACGTCATTGGCCGCGTAATATTTTTCACGTCATTGGCGGCGGGTTAATAGTGAAGAATAACTTTTATATgctgtttattaatatttcagctAAGGATAAGATATGATAACACTGGATATAGTACGTTCTACTCACTCTGTACCCTCTTTCTATCGGACTAATATTTCCATAGGAGAGAGAAATTTTAGATCTGACACTGACACTGAGAAAACACTATTATCTCTACATAGGAATCGAACAGATAAtcagttaaaatatattataacaataattactaAGCATAGCCATATTTTGGTAGCATTTATTCACCTAGGTACTATAGGTAGGTAGCTacatgattttgtttttaatctttaaatctCGAATCTACAGGTGtgtttaacataaatttatatattaaaatatttaatagtcaATATCTGCTCGTATGTTATGCTTTAGTTACCGGCATTTATGCGATATAACCCTTCTATCGTTTTAAGCTGTATTTGAAATGCCTCTTTGATTAATCGTGCGAGAGAGTTTTGCTACAATTCTTTGAAGTGTAATTTCCAAGAAGAGTTGCATTTAATTTACCGTTGGACTGATTAATGGTAGTAACTTATTAATTCTGCCCGCGGCTTTGCCCGAGCATTCTTATGACCACTTccaaattaatattgtaaatgcgaaagttagaAACTTTTAGCCAGTTTTGTTCAGTTTAAAAACTTATGTACAATATAATTGGTATCATAATGTCACTATAACATATAATACAAAAGTAGTAGAGTTTTGCGATAGAACTCAAAGAAGTTCGGGGAAGTTTTCCCGCCGTGTTAATTTCGGCCGACAATCAGCATTCCCGTATTACAGTCTGAAGCGCGTGGTTGCAGGTAGTGGTATGAACGCTATGATCGCCAGTCAGACGTGCTGGACGACAGGACGAGAGTGAGATACGCAGAGGAAGAAGTGGGGTTAGCAGGCGTCGGTATGCAAATCTTCTTCCACCGTAAAAGGTACAGGAAGGGCTCTTCGTAACCGGGTATCCGTAGATGCAGGCTAAAGGGATGCCACAATAGCAAGCGGTTATGTGGTGTCTCTTTATGGCGTAGACGGCCCCGCTGGATTTAAGTGGGCATTCTAGCCTCCTGTTAGCGTGTCCCACTTACCGTTCCAGAAACAGATTACATATTTTCAACAGACGTCTGGTGTCGTAGGCAGCGActccgctttctgagtccatgaccgtgggttcgattcccacaactgggacatgtttttgtgataaacatgtatgtttttcagtgtctgggtgtttatctgtatattataagtacctatctatgtgtattattcataaaaatattcatcactcattttagtacccataacacaagctactgtTACTTTCTTCTCTGCTAAAGAGGGATGTGTAAATGTtttcccagcgttaaaaaagagaagaagaaagTGTTATGAAGATACCTATGCTAcctacctacgcctcagatggATGTACACAGGGTGTTAGTTATAGGACGTGATTCTTCAA
The genomic region above belongs to Pararge aegeria chromosome 8, ilParAegt1.1, whole genome shotgun sequence and contains:
- the LOC120626096 gene encoding uncharacterized protein LOC120626096 → MALRDHPERILAILEESDSDENDRDPYPGSDVEVDDHVSERSQSSDTEQDANNTDTGSESSDDTGADSDDVNLLTLQNRQRQHFKGRDGTIWQKAPPRPNVRRRSENIICEPPGVKSVAQEAKTVQECWNLFLTHDMLHKIQEYTNLHIQERRAQCEDISQRRYMNEVEISELKAFIGLLFMAGFYRSNRQNLEDLWQADGSGVEVFRLTMSVQRFYFIQSSLRFDDKSTRAERQNLDNLAPVREIFEKFVEQCKKMYSPGETCTIDEMLVAFRGRCKFRQYIPSKPAKYGIKIFALVDSKVFYITNLEIYAGKQPDGPFSVSNKPLDVVNRIVSPVSKTHRNLTFDNWFTSYELVSHLLNEHKLTSVGTLRKNKKQIPPGFITTRGKELHSSTFGFQKNITLVSHIPKKNKVVLLMSSLHHDNKIDESTGVKQKPEVITFYNSTKSGVDVADELCATYNVSRNSKRWPLTIFFAMLNISGINANIIYRANNDNTRIKRRHFIKNLALSLIQDHLQIRRAHVNLPRQLRKRIADFTNEPTIEPPQKIPGARRRCQICPSKKDKKTTHTCHACHIYICPEHLISYCENCSNSMSINEESED